In one window of Tursiops truncatus isolate mTurTru1 chromosome 5, mTurTru1.mat.Y, whole genome shotgun sequence DNA:
- the LRRC66 gene encoding leucine-rich repeat-containing protein 66 isoform X1, which produces MKNLRLRVVTMVIGLYFTDTMTNPSRKSILFNSECQWNGYLLTNCSFAGKHETPVDISQMAAIVDVSSSFFRVLLQTHMKKEEWNIRHLDLSNNLISKITLSSLAHFRALEILNLSNNAIRSVSLDLLSFKSLWVKRQRGSLRNGLPFLKLLILQRNKLSDIPKGLWKLKSLQSLDLSFNGITQIGLSDFHNCLQLESLHLKSNKIFRIHPEAFKDLKKLQQVVDLSNNALTAILPMMIVALELPHLEADLAVNQWQCDYSVEVFQNVISESWRKKWNAICNKSVGKEEAYWWTPTRRVSRETHLPRTNLNHTRSLATSTAERPWEVRFSTLRKKDPAGSDTSDRERRLPGRVRSTGDVQAAGRREDASQDLVLAVCLSVSITFFVAFCLGAFARPYVDRLWQQRCRKKSPGSGNVYSNQGFYDEIKAVGNMERPRMDLRQTFHDPNLCENQAPPAAVTPARTLAPSRKEAGGGQGGERCGDHTGAGSGKDYALPNHGAARPVLRGWPNADDTQLMPAGQDCIYRYDIPGEVNYDTVAGEASLGERSVGIPAVAARLQTSPGSICEDSNELGPPIPREMTTPLSQMVARTKALRTGEKEGRGGSPHCPSEFSKENVLSAQQQRLEGAGDEEEPLAHYGAATLNDPGATDPSPPVFAPGWGHDLHVTPASKELAQKDTPDAQCELDTDSDEGSLFTLSSTSSEDWRSVADAEAHGEENCRANEPLGDEDSGERRDNVVSLESLEDSIAFQKILGKCENQEHHSGKTLISDPDYGLDATHPESGSNTNIFEDPLTLPRSPGNSPCSDEIPGMSIDDYVTALQSKAAEWQCSLRDLEFSNVDVLPQTPTCSAEVPSDPDESACGEGDADICKYEPYVQGVDTAQSNIPSKIAVGKNLRPSRQVSEEDNMNGH; this is translated from the exons ATGAAAAACCTACGTCTCAGAGTCGTTACCATGGTTATAGGTCTTTATTTTACTGACACAATGACAAACCCAtcaagaaaaagtattttattcaaTTCCGAGTGCCAATGGAATGGATATCTTCTGACAAATTGTTCTTTTGCTGGAAAGCATGAAACACCTGTGGACATATCACAGATGGCAGCCATAGTGGATGTAAGTTCCAGTTTCTTTAGGGTTCTCTTACAAACTCAcatgaaaaaagaagaatggaatatAAGACACCTGGACCTCAGTAACAATCTCATATCGAAAATAACCTTAAGCTCTCTTGCACATTTTCGTGCTTTGGAAATATTAAACCTCAGCAACAACGCTATTCGCTCCGTGTCATTGGATCTACTCAGTTTCAAGTCCTTGTGGGTGAAACGCCAGAGAGGCAGCTTGAGAAATGGGCTTCCATTTCTAAAGTTGCTCATTCTTCAAAGAAATAAACTCAGTGACATTCCCAAGG ggCTGTGGAAACTGAAGTCATTACAGAGTTTGGATCTGTCATTCAATGGGATAACGCAAATTGGTTTGTCTGATTTTCATAACTGCCTGCAACTAGAAAGCCTCCATTTAAAGAGCAACAAGATATTCAGAATTCATCCAGAAGCCTTCAAGGACCTAAAAAAATTACAG CAGGTTGTAGACCTCAGCAACAATGCTCTGACCGCCATTCTGCCGATGATGATCGTGGCTCTGGAACTTCCCCACCTGGAGGCTGACTTGGCTGTTAACCAGTGGCAGTGTGACTATAGCGTGGAAGTCTTCCAAAATGTTATTTCTGAATCCTGGAGAAAAAAGTGGAATGCAATTTGCAACAAGTCTGTTG ggaaggaggaggcatACTGGTGGACGCCCACAAGGCGCGTGTCCAGAGAGACCCACCTTCCTCGCACTAATCTGAATCATACGAGAAGCCTCGCGACGAGCACAGCTGAGAGGCCCTGGGAAGTGCGCTTTTCCACTCTGCGCAAGAAGGACCCTGCGGGCTCTGACACCAGTGACAGGGAGAGGCGGCTGCCAGGAAGGGTTAGGAGCACCGGGGATGTGCAAGCTGCTGGCAGAAGGGAGGACGCTTCCCAGGACCTGGTCCTGGCCGTCTGTCTGTCAGTGTCCATCACGTTCTTCGTGGCTTTCTGCCTGGGGGCTTTTGCGAGGCCTTATGTGGACAGACTGTGGCAACAGAGATGCCGGAAAAAAAGTCCAGGTTCAGGGAACGTGTATTCAAACCAGGGCTTCTACGATGAGATCAAAGCTGTAGGGAACATGGAGCGGCCAAGGATGGATCTGCGCCAAACTTTCCACGATCCAAACCTCTGTGAGAACCAAGCCCCACCCGCGGCTGTCACTCCTGCGAGAACGCTGGCGCCGAGCAGAAAGGAGGCTGGCGGCGGGCAGGGCGGAGAACGATGCGGGGACCACACCGGGGCAGGAAGCGGGAAGGATTACGCGCTCCCAAATCACGGTGCAGCCCGGCCCGTTCTCCGCGGATGGCCGAATGCTGATGACACCCAACTAATGCCGGCGGGACAGGACTGCATCTACAGGTATGATATTCCTGGAGAAGTAAATTATGACACTGTGGCCGGGGAAGCTTCCCTCGGTGAGCGATCAGTGGGCATCCCTGCCGTGGCTGCCAGGTTACAGACAAGCCCTGGCTCAATCTGTGAGGATTCCAACGAATTAGGCCCACCCATCCCCAGGGAAATGACCACGCCTCTCTCCCAAATGGTGGCTCGTacgaaagctctgaggactggagagaaggaggggagagggggcagtCCACACTGCCCTTCGGAGTTTTCTAAGGAGAATGTGCTAAGCGCACAGCAGCAAAGGCTCGAGGGCGCCGGTGACGAGGAAGAGCCCCTCGCCCACTACGGAGCGGCCACGCTCAATGACCCAGGAGCCACGGACCCGTCCCCACCCGTCTTCGCTCCGGGGTGGGGTCATGACCTGCATGTGACTCCTGCTAGCAAGGAACTAGCACAAAAGGACACGCCTGACGCTCAGTGCGAGCTGGACACCGATTCTGACGAAGGGTCTTTATTTACTCTAAGTTCAACAAGTTCAGAAGACTGGAGAAGTGTGGCTGACGCAGAGGCACATGGTGAGGAGAACTGCAGAGCCAACGAGCCCCTGGGGGATGAGGACTCGGGGGAGAGGAGGGACAATGTCGTGTCATTAGAGAGTCTTGAGGACAGCATCGCCTTCCAGAAGATTCTGGGGAAATGTGAGAATCAGGAACATCATTCTGGAAAAACTCTCATTTCTGATCCAGACTACGGTTTGGACGCGACTCATCCGGAAAGTGGCTCTAACACCAATATATTTGAGGATCCGTTGACCTTGCCCAGGTCACCGGGCAACAGTCCTTGCAGTGATGAGATCCCAGGCATGTCCATTGACGACTATGTCACAGCTCTTCAATCCAAGGCAGCAGAGTGGCAATGCTCACTTAGAGACTTGGAGTTTTCAAATGTAGATGTTTTACCACAAACGCCAACATGTTCTGCTGAAGTCCCCTCAGATCCTGATGAGAGTGCCTGTGGTGAAGGAGATGCAGACATTTGTAAATATGAACCTTACGTTCAGGGAGTAGACACAGCTCAAAGCAATATTCCTTCCAAGATCGCTGTGGGGAAAAACTTAAGACCCTCACGACAAGTTTCTGAAGAGGACAACATGAATGGGCACTGA
- the LRRC66 gene encoding leucine-rich repeat-containing protein 66 isoform X2 — protein MKNLRLRVVTMVIGLYFTDTMTNPSRKSILFNSECQWNGYLLTNCSFAGKHETPVDISQMAAIVDVSSSFFRVLLQTHMKKEEWNIRHLDLSNNLISKITLSSLAHFRALEILNLSNNAIRSVSLDLLSFKSLWVKRQRGSLRNGLPFLKLLILQRNKLSDIPKGLWKLKSLQSLDLSFNGITQIGLSDFHNCLQLESLHLKSNKIFRIHPEAFKDLKKLQVVDLSNNALTAILPMMIVALELPHLEADLAVNQWQCDYSVEVFQNVISESWRKKWNAICNKSVGKEEAYWWTPTRRVSRETHLPRTNLNHTRSLATSTAERPWEVRFSTLRKKDPAGSDTSDRERRLPGRVRSTGDVQAAGRREDASQDLVLAVCLSVSITFFVAFCLGAFARPYVDRLWQQRCRKKSPGSGNVYSNQGFYDEIKAVGNMERPRMDLRQTFHDPNLCENQAPPAAVTPARTLAPSRKEAGGGQGGERCGDHTGAGSGKDYALPNHGAARPVLRGWPNADDTQLMPAGQDCIYRYDIPGEVNYDTVAGEASLGERSVGIPAVAARLQTSPGSICEDSNELGPPIPREMTTPLSQMVARTKALRTGEKEGRGGSPHCPSEFSKENVLSAQQQRLEGAGDEEEPLAHYGAATLNDPGATDPSPPVFAPGWGHDLHVTPASKELAQKDTPDAQCELDTDSDEGSLFTLSSTSSEDWRSVADAEAHGEENCRANEPLGDEDSGERRDNVVSLESLEDSIAFQKILGKCENQEHHSGKTLISDPDYGLDATHPESGSNTNIFEDPLTLPRSPGNSPCSDEIPGMSIDDYVTALQSKAAEWQCSLRDLEFSNVDVLPQTPTCSAEVPSDPDESACGEGDADICKYEPYVQGVDTAQSNIPSKIAVGKNLRPSRQVSEEDNMNGH, from the exons ATGAAAAACCTACGTCTCAGAGTCGTTACCATGGTTATAGGTCTTTATTTTACTGACACAATGACAAACCCAtcaagaaaaagtattttattcaaTTCCGAGTGCCAATGGAATGGATATCTTCTGACAAATTGTTCTTTTGCTGGAAAGCATGAAACACCTGTGGACATATCACAGATGGCAGCCATAGTGGATGTAAGTTCCAGTTTCTTTAGGGTTCTCTTACAAACTCAcatgaaaaaagaagaatggaatatAAGACACCTGGACCTCAGTAACAATCTCATATCGAAAATAACCTTAAGCTCTCTTGCACATTTTCGTGCTTTGGAAATATTAAACCTCAGCAACAACGCTATTCGCTCCGTGTCATTGGATCTACTCAGTTTCAAGTCCTTGTGGGTGAAACGCCAGAGAGGCAGCTTGAGAAATGGGCTTCCATTTCTAAAGTTGCTCATTCTTCAAAGAAATAAACTCAGTGACATTCCCAAGG ggCTGTGGAAACTGAAGTCATTACAGAGTTTGGATCTGTCATTCAATGGGATAACGCAAATTGGTTTGTCTGATTTTCATAACTGCCTGCAACTAGAAAGCCTCCATTTAAAGAGCAACAAGATATTCAGAATTCATCCAGAAGCCTTCAAGGACCTAAAAAAATTACAG GTTGTAGACCTCAGCAACAATGCTCTGACCGCCATTCTGCCGATGATGATCGTGGCTCTGGAACTTCCCCACCTGGAGGCTGACTTGGCTGTTAACCAGTGGCAGTGTGACTATAGCGTGGAAGTCTTCCAAAATGTTATTTCTGAATCCTGGAGAAAAAAGTGGAATGCAATTTGCAACAAGTCTGTTG ggaaggaggaggcatACTGGTGGACGCCCACAAGGCGCGTGTCCAGAGAGACCCACCTTCCTCGCACTAATCTGAATCATACGAGAAGCCTCGCGACGAGCACAGCTGAGAGGCCCTGGGAAGTGCGCTTTTCCACTCTGCGCAAGAAGGACCCTGCGGGCTCTGACACCAGTGACAGGGAGAGGCGGCTGCCAGGAAGGGTTAGGAGCACCGGGGATGTGCAAGCTGCTGGCAGAAGGGAGGACGCTTCCCAGGACCTGGTCCTGGCCGTCTGTCTGTCAGTGTCCATCACGTTCTTCGTGGCTTTCTGCCTGGGGGCTTTTGCGAGGCCTTATGTGGACAGACTGTGGCAACAGAGATGCCGGAAAAAAAGTCCAGGTTCAGGGAACGTGTATTCAAACCAGGGCTTCTACGATGAGATCAAAGCTGTAGGGAACATGGAGCGGCCAAGGATGGATCTGCGCCAAACTTTCCACGATCCAAACCTCTGTGAGAACCAAGCCCCACCCGCGGCTGTCACTCCTGCGAGAACGCTGGCGCCGAGCAGAAAGGAGGCTGGCGGCGGGCAGGGCGGAGAACGATGCGGGGACCACACCGGGGCAGGAAGCGGGAAGGATTACGCGCTCCCAAATCACGGTGCAGCCCGGCCCGTTCTCCGCGGATGGCCGAATGCTGATGACACCCAACTAATGCCGGCGGGACAGGACTGCATCTACAGGTATGATATTCCTGGAGAAGTAAATTATGACACTGTGGCCGGGGAAGCTTCCCTCGGTGAGCGATCAGTGGGCATCCCTGCCGTGGCTGCCAGGTTACAGACAAGCCCTGGCTCAATCTGTGAGGATTCCAACGAATTAGGCCCACCCATCCCCAGGGAAATGACCACGCCTCTCTCCCAAATGGTGGCTCGTacgaaagctctgaggactggagagaaggaggggagagggggcagtCCACACTGCCCTTCGGAGTTTTCTAAGGAGAATGTGCTAAGCGCACAGCAGCAAAGGCTCGAGGGCGCCGGTGACGAGGAAGAGCCCCTCGCCCACTACGGAGCGGCCACGCTCAATGACCCAGGAGCCACGGACCCGTCCCCACCCGTCTTCGCTCCGGGGTGGGGTCATGACCTGCATGTGACTCCTGCTAGCAAGGAACTAGCACAAAAGGACACGCCTGACGCTCAGTGCGAGCTGGACACCGATTCTGACGAAGGGTCTTTATTTACTCTAAGTTCAACAAGTTCAGAAGACTGGAGAAGTGTGGCTGACGCAGAGGCACATGGTGAGGAGAACTGCAGAGCCAACGAGCCCCTGGGGGATGAGGACTCGGGGGAGAGGAGGGACAATGTCGTGTCATTAGAGAGTCTTGAGGACAGCATCGCCTTCCAGAAGATTCTGGGGAAATGTGAGAATCAGGAACATCATTCTGGAAAAACTCTCATTTCTGATCCAGACTACGGTTTGGACGCGACTCATCCGGAAAGTGGCTCTAACACCAATATATTTGAGGATCCGTTGACCTTGCCCAGGTCACCGGGCAACAGTCCTTGCAGTGATGAGATCCCAGGCATGTCCATTGACGACTATGTCACAGCTCTTCAATCCAAGGCAGCAGAGTGGCAATGCTCACTTAGAGACTTGGAGTTTTCAAATGTAGATGTTTTACCACAAACGCCAACATGTTCTGCTGAAGTCCCCTCAGATCCTGATGAGAGTGCCTGTGGTGAAGGAGATGCAGACATTTGTAAATATGAACCTTACGTTCAGGGAGTAGACACAGCTCAAAGCAATATTCCTTCCAAGATCGCTGTGGGGAAAAACTTAAGACCCTCACGACAAGTTTCTGAAGAGGACAACATGAATGGGCACTGA